ggttcgtgggttcgagccccacatcgggctctgtgctgacagctcagcacctggagcctgcttcagattctatgtctctctgtctctccccaactcagtACTCtataacctctctctctctcacaaataaacattaaaaaaaaaaaaacccaaaaaacagatTGCAGGGTTGGGATTCCAGCTTTGACAAAACAGTTGGCCTGAAACCACAAGAGGCATGATGACACCTGGCTGGGAAATTTCACCTCGCTGCCTCCAAGCACCAACAAGTGCTGGAGAGTTCTAGAATGCGTCATAGTGGACTGTGGTCACCACAGGTGACCCCACTGGGGGAGGAGCACCGTACTGACTTGCACCCTGGCCGGCAGACTTTCTGCTTCAAGGTTCCTGTCCACGTTACCTACGGTCCTTTAAAACGCCATGGTCATCGTCAGTAACCCACTTTCCACTGAGCCCCATGTGTCTGTCACCTCACTGGGCGGAGTCTCCACGGCACAGCAGGCTCTAGAAGCTGCCATGAGAGGCTCTCCTGTAAATAGCGGGCTTGCGCACTCCTTAGACCCTGACTGATGCCATCTCCCCTTTCCAGATCCCCTTTTCTGCACAGGGCTCCTGAACTTTCTTGCCCACGTTGAGGCCACCGTCTCTCCGCAAGAGCTGGTCCCCTCCTGATGCAGGTGAAGAGGCGACGCGGCGAAGCGGCTGCCCGGTGCCTGCCCTGGCTATGGGTTGACGCGCTCACGCGGCTGCGATGGCTCCATCGCTCTAAAGGCAAAGGGAAACCCCTGGAAAGACTGAAGTGTGAGATTTCACAACCGCTTCCACTGCCGTGCCGGAGACGGCGGGACCGCATGGCCCGCCTCAGTGATGGCAGCGGCCACCGAGGTAGGAGAGAGCGCTCTTACGCAGGAACGCCCTGGGGGTCAAAGGCAGAGAAGCTTCTCATATTCCTACGAGAGCCTTCCGATTACAGGAGCGATGTTTGCGAGTCAAAGAACTTGTGACACAGCCCTGAAGCTGCCAGTTGAGCCCTGGAGAATATGGGAAATGTCACAGCAATAACCCCAGGGCCTCATTACCCAAGATGGCACTTTGTGAGCATGGCCTCACTCAGCGGGCTCTGTTAGGAACACAGCGAGCCGCTCTCCACGTTTACCTTGTCGTTACGAGAAAAGACATAGAAGGCCAGAGGCTTTTCACGGTTGTTTATGAACTTGATGGCTTCATCAGCATCCCTCACGGGCACTATTGGAAGAATCGGTCCGAAAATTTCTTCCTGCATCACCTTGGTTTGGGGATCGACGTCGGTGAGGACTGTTGGCGctgaaaaaggaaacaagcaaaaatgaaattctaaagtaGAAGACTCTCGTCCTCTGTGTGTTTCGCCAGGTCACGTATATCCATCCCCTTCCCACGGACTGGCTACTGAGCAAACAGTCCCGAGAATGCCTGTGGATGAACGTGCATGTGCTTCCAAGCGTGGGCGTCAGGGGACCCCCAGGCCAAGCAAGAGAAAGATGCACACACCTGAGAATATCCACACCTGACCCCGTGCACTGCCACAGTCCTGCGTGCCGGGGGGTTAGGCATCCACCTCTCTGTGGACAGGTCTTTCCGGGACTGTAGGCAGCCCCTTTGTGGATCAAATCAACACCACTTCTTAATGCAAGTGCTTTCACGCATATGATCTCGCTGACCTTATTTCAACTCCGTTAGAGAGGTTAAGAAAACGTATTTAAAATGGCCAAGACTCCCTGAATTCAGTGCTCCAGCCACGGTGGGGAAGGGACGCCAggagggagggcagcagggaCGCTGACGAAGCTTTGCAGAGCGTCCCGGCATCCGAGCAAGGTCAGTACCTGAAGAGCAGTGCTCCAAGACACCGTAAACAAGCTGGGTCGGTGACGGAGAAGGAAGACGCTTGACAACAAGACCCTTCCCTCCGTTTCCCCCGAGTTTCCTACTAGGAGATCCTGGCGACGTGGCAGAAGATGGCTCTAGCCAGCACCTTCCGGGGGACCATGCTGCTACCCCAAAGCCCCTGCCCGCCGCTTCCCGGGCTCAGAGAACCGTTTCAGTTTGGGTGTCCACCCTGCACACAGTCATGGGCTCCGGTAAGGTGACCCCAACGCCAGGTCACAGGGGGGTCCCTAACCGGCTGAGTGAATCACAGTAGACCTTACCTCGTGCCTGGGAGTGGGCAAAGTCAACAgctgatgggggaaaaaaatgaagaattgagGGGTTTGAGGCCATTACTAAGCTGTCGAATGAATAAGCCAGAAAGGCCTGGGGATAGTTCATGAGGGAAGAGATTTCTCCTTATTAAGTCCTTCAAGGTTTTGGGGTTTTCTGGTGCGTGCAACATCCGACCTGATAAGAGGGGCTAAGTAACGCTATTTGGGGTGGCTTTTTTGCTAAGTAAGTGTGTCTGTTATTTCCCTGTCAtctgatgtttttttcaagcAACGTGTTTAAAATTCAACAgcaacagggcgcctgggtggctcaggaggctaagtgtccgactttggctcaggtcatgatctcatggttcgtgggtttgagccccgtgtcaggctctgtgctgacagctcagagcctggagcctgcttcagattctgtgtctccctctctctctgaccctcccctgctctctctcaacaaaattCAGCAGCATTACATATTTATGGCAAAGAAGAACACAAAGAAAGTCAACAGGAGTGAGGTCCACACATTATTTTTGCACCTGATCTTAgtcaaaaggccgagaagtgattcAGCACATTACTTCTGGAACAGGACTACCGCTGATTACTTGTGGAAATACAGTTaaactatttccttctttgtgccGTTTTCCCAGCCAGAATCCGGAAATAATCACACGGGAGTTCTATTTTGCTTCTCAGGGTGGTTAGGTTACAGGTTGTGGGAGGAACACAAACCaatcaacaaaaaaagaatgaaacgtGTAGAGGCAAAAAGTCAGTGCATCACAGGTGCTGTTATTTATAAAGATACAGAACCCTCCTGAAATGGGTTAGAAAGCAGACTGGAACCTGTATGTAATCTTTTATTAAACACTGTGTATCTAAGGGTTTATTCAGTATGGGTAAAGAGCGTCAATAAAAACTGTCCAACTGCCACGTCCCCACAGCAGCCACGTCCCCACAGCAGCAGGCGAAGTCCCATTACCTATGTAGCGTGTGGCCTCGTCGGTCTCGCCACCGAAGGCGATCTTTTGTCCTTCAAGCAAACTCTGTATCCTCTTAAAATGACGAAGATTGATGATCCTTTCGTAATCAGGggattcttttatattttctccataaaattcCTATTGAAAACAACAGTATTGAGTCACCACAAAAGACCCGTATGTCAGTGTCCTTAATAACTACAAGACCCACTCAGGCCCCCAAGTCCGGTCTCATTTTAtatcctcaccctcctccctcaggAAATAGCGTCTAAGCTTTCTGGCCGGTCAAGGACAAGAATTACAGCACGTGCACAGACCTCTGCCTCCACGGTTTCGGGGCTTCACATGGATCCCTTGCGGACCACCCGGGGGCTGTCCCAAGGGTGCAGGGGGAGGTGTGGCTGTGAGTCAGGGCCCCCCATTCGTTTATGATGCCGCTGTGGCTGCCCCGCTCCTGCTTACTGTAACAGAGACCCCGTGGCCtgctgcaaagcctaaaatattcacaatttggccctttacagaaaaaagtttGAACTTTCTGCTATTTCACTGTCTTATGTCTCCTCTGCACTGGTATTTCCAGCAGTCACAGGTGGCGGGAAAAGGAAATAATCGGATCAGCACTGATtatgtaaaacaaacacaaaattaccGAGTTGCCACATCACTTCGAAGCTCGGTGAGAGGTCTCAGGATGCACCCGCCAATCATGACAAGGGCTGTTCACCCGCCCGCCAACCAATGCCCTCCAGTCTGGGTGGGAAGAATCACCTAGTCGGCCCTGCTGGCGCGAGTCCCCGTGCCCCACTTCCGGAGCCCCCGACGATGGCGTCAATGCCAGCTGTGCCTTAGGGTCACGTTGAGACCCCAGACCAACCGAGTCACAGTCTTTGCAAGGTGAGGACCAGAAACTTTCCGTTAATTAAATGGCTCCCTGGTGAACCTCAGTTACGAACCAGAATATAAATCCCCCAAGGCAGGCAGAGGCGATCTTATTACTCTGAAACCGAGTTCACCTCCACACTCCGCTAACACGTCTTCTCCGACCTCCAAGTGCTTTCTCTCCCGGAGGTACCCTGAACCCCACACGGCCGCCCCGCACTCCATGTCCTCCTTGTCTGGCCCCATCTCCAGGCCTAGCCCTCACGTCCACGTCCCCCATCAACGCCTTCTGCACCTCGTGCCTGGATCACTATTCTTCCTCGAAACTCGCTGGCATACACTTTCCGTTGTCTGAGCACGTATGTTACTCACTGGTGTTCCTGATCTTCCTTCCAGGGCTCAGTTCGCATCTGCTGAGGGAACAATGACTATTCCGCTGATTTCTTCcaccccggggggctcagtcacacTGCTTCCCCCCATCCCTTGCCTCCAATCCAAATCCTACATTTCTTTGATGCTTAGCTCAGGTCACTACCATACAGCAGTCCCAGATTCCCTCTATAGAGATCTTGACTTTAAATGCCCTGAAAGACTAAGAACCAAGTCAAGCGTATTTTGCCAATAGGTATTGGATGAACTCTCCCCTCAAAACTACTGGTCTTCCTAAGCCACCTGCATACACAAGAAGTgatcatttggggcacctgggtggctcagtcggttaagcctccgacttcggttcaggtcagatctcacatttgtgggttcgagccccgcgtcaggctctgtgctgacagctagctcagagcctggagcctgcttccggttctgtgtctcctttctctgcccctccccctctcatgctctgtctctctctgtatcaaaaataaataaaacattaaaaaaaaaagaattaaaaaaaaaagaagtggtaacTTTAACCAGAAACAGCCAATATGCCAAGGGGTCTCTGGGTGTGTTTCAAAGAACTGGCAACATTCTCTCAAAACCACAAAACAgagttatttaatatatttttcaaagcatgTGCCACAGCCAACCTGTGGTTTCGTCAACAAAACAGCTAGACAGTTTAAGTGGGTTAAACGCCAACCCAACCTTGCTCCTAGCAGACCATTCTACGCAAGGTGCACGGAGCATTTTTAATAAGCCTGCAAACGAATTCGGCCACATGCACTACTGGAAAcctcctggggggaggggggacggggtGCTTCCTGCAAAGAGCTGACCCGACTCCGTATCTGAATGAAACCAATGAGCTCAGATGTGTTAAACACAAACCTTCACGGTTTCCTTAATCTTCTGCACAATGTCATTCTGGAGGGACGGCTCGCAGAGCACGTAGTCAGGAGCGATGCAGGTCTGACCACAGTTCATGTACTTGCCCCATGCTATGCGCCTGAGGTGGGGGAAACCAGAACGGAGGTAAAACCCGCCGACTGTTCACGTGAGACGTGCTTTTGTGTTGTTTGAATATTTTGCAACTAGCATACACTCCCAGATCTCCTTAACAGTctttataaagaaggaaaatgttgagcgtctgacttcagctcaggtcatgatctcacagtttgtgagtttgagtcccaagtccagctgtgtgctgacagctcggagcctggagcctgcttcagattctgtgtctccctgtttctctgcccctcctctgctcgtgctgtgtctctgtctgtctctcttaattCGGCTGGAACTTAAGAATGCATTTTCCAACCGACAGAGAATGCGCTCAGGAGCAGAGCAATCCTCATGCTGGCTCGAGTTCCACACAGACTCCACTTCGGGCTGTGGCTCTAGGTGTTGTGGCAAGACGTTCAGGTACAAAGCAGGACAGCAGCCAGCCTCAAGACACCGTCACCTCTGCAGAGCCCCTCCCTGCTTTGGAGAGCTGTCCCCATACATGGATCAAAGGCTGCAAGCTCTCGCCGAGGGCCCCAGGCTCTGGCAGGGAGACTTCTATTTACACGGCCAGCCTGGATGCGGCCTGATGGCCTACATACCGTCCCTGCTCGTCTccaaaggggagagaaaggccACGCCCCCCCAACACGCAGTCCGTCCCAGGTGTCGGTGCTTCCTGGTAGCTGAACCTGATTtagcagagagaatctgaaaccttttgttttctggttcCCAGCTACAAGatggtattcttttttctttattggagagagagagagagagagagagagagagagagagagagagagaaggagggagggagagagagaacaggcacaAGCGGGAGCGGGggcggagaaagagggggagagagaatcccaagcaggctacatgctgtcagtgcagagccctgcaaggggctcgatcccacgactgtgagatcatgacctgagctgaagtcaagagtcggatgcttcaccgacggagccctcaggcgcccctacaggaTATTATCAGTTAAAACAGGAGTAGGAGTAATCCTGGTTTTGTCAGCTGAGCTTGCTAAGAGGCCACCACCCTTCCTGTAGGGAACCGAAGGCCTTTACGAGGCACACACAATACTTTATCTACTTCCCGGGTCATCCACCAGCAGAACGGGCTACATTTCCTGCCAGACCCTGACAGAacctttccctcccaccccctagGACAGCCACGCAGCGTCTGGAACCACTGCTCGCCTCCTCTGGCAGTGGCACCGAGACCGCCTGGGCACGAGTCCTGGTGCCTTGAGCACGTCAACCACCACGGCCTCACAGGGTCTCCCAGAGCTGGCAGGCGCAGGGGCTCGGTACCAAGAGGAGACACCAACCCGTCACCCCCTCAGGGAGCCAGACAGCCTCACCTGCAGGCAACGTCCAGGTCGCAGTCTCTGTCCACGTAACACGGACTCTTCCCTCCTAGTTCAAGAGTCACGGGGGTTAGATGCTTGGCGGCGGCCTCCATGATGATCTTCCCCACGGCAGTGCTCCCCGTGTAGAGAATGTGGTCAAATCGCTGCTTCAGAAGCTCTGTGGTTTCCTGGACTCCACCATTGATGACAACGTACAGGTCCTTCAAGAAGGAAAACCGCAGACGCTCACGTGGCTGTTAACCCCAACATCTAACGAAGACTGCTTCGACATAAACCTGTTCCCTTCAGGAATACCAGAGAAAGATGGCGACCGCCCCCTGTGAGGACAGAAGAGGGAACTGACCGAGGACGAGTGGAGATCAGAGTCCAAAGGCATCTGAGAACCGTGAACCTAAGGTGGAACTGACCGGAGAGCCCACGGTTTTCCACACGAGCTGGGCAGTGCAGACACTAATGGGAGCAAACGGCTGGATTCGGCCCCGGACATGCAGGAGATGCAGGCCGTGCGGCTGAAGGTTTTGGCAAAGAGCGTGCGGTCAGAGACCACGGGACAGGTGCCAGCGGAAGGTCCTGACCTGGACGTTCTCTCCCGACCCCGCAGGCCGGGGCTCGGCCCGTGGGGAGCCGGGTAACAGTGTGCGGAATGAAGGGCACGCGAAGAGCGGCGAGCGAGAGCGCTCAGTTTTGAAGTCAGAGGGGACTGGATCTGGGCTCCATCACTCACCAGcttgtgtgaccctgggcaaccTACTGAACATCAGGAGCCTCGGTGTCCTCATGTGTGACTGGGGAGAAGTCACGCAGCTTCGGACTGAGCCCTACGTGCACCGTGATTAACAGCTCTCGTGAAAGAGCGCGCCTGGCGAAGAGCCGCTTGCGAGCCATGACAGGGAAGGCGCGGCAAGGAGGGACAGAGTCAGATGTTCAGAAGATCCCGCGATACGGGCATGAACCAAAAGGTGGATGTGGgcgtgcctggggggctcagttggttgagcatcggactcgtGATTTCGGCTCCGtcactatctcacggtttgtgagttcgagccctgtgtcgggctctgtgctggaaccctgcttgggatcctctctctccgccactttccctgcttgtgcttgctttctctcaaataaatatatgtattttttaaggtgggggggggggcgcctgtgtggctcagtcagttaagcatctgacttcgactcaggtcatgatctcacagctctggagttggagccccgcgtcaggctctgtgctgacagctctgagcctggagcctgcttcagattctgtgtctccctctctctccacccttcccctgctggtgctctctctctcaaaaatgaataaacttttaaaaaaattttaagaaataaattttcttcaatgtgtatgtattgagagagagaggcagagagagaatccaagcaccctccacacccagcgcagagctcaacgccgagctcgaacccacgaaccccgagaccatgaccagagcagaaatcaagagtcagaggtttaacggactgggccacccaagtggcccCCCCAGCTCCGACATTTTAAAGCTGCTTTTGGTGAAAGCTGGATGAGGGCTCCTCCCCACAGCGACTGCACGTCGACAGGCATCTGGGACACGCGCCAGCAGGGACATCAGATGTGCGCCCCACTCCCCCGTGAGCAGACATGTTGAAGATGGGTCAAGACATGGTTACCTGGTCTAAATACTGTGGCAGGAGTTCGGCCAAGACCTTGGCTGTTTTTTCACATAGTTCAGAAGGCTTGATAATGACAGCATTTCCTAAACAGGGCAAAAAAGCAGGACGGTGCCACTTAATACCTGACTAACCTTAACACCTACGAAAATGGCGTccgtgggaggtggggggccggAGGTACAGGCTCGGTACCCCGTTACTCGTGTGGCTCCGAATTCTGCTCTTCCACAGCGAGTGTCAGAGCTCGTCTGACTCCCTCAGACCTTCTCGTTACCTTCGCGTCCCTGACAACAGGCTCCCTCGTCCTCCCTGACTGCTCCGGCTCCTCTCGGGTTCCTCCCCGCTCACTACTGGACTTTCCTGTTTGCCTCGGGATCACTGGGCTAACAGGCCTCGTCAACGTACAGCTGTCACTCCGGATCCAGCCTCTTGCCATGTGCCGGGGACTCCACCCAGCGATACCCTCTCGGCCCACTTCTGAATGAGGAACCTGATCAGACTAAATCCGATGGGTCATCTGAGGCCACAGCCTGCAAGAGACACCACACTGGAATATGGGTGGGTGACCCCAAACTCCTGGGGCCGTCAGCTCTCAACTTTATACCCTCACAGGTATATTTTTGCAggtatttcaaaagcaaaaagcaaaaaacaaaacaacaaaaagaaacacaccAAAACCCAGTCATCGTGCAAATCTCTGGAGCCCATTTAATAATAATAGGGacaccttgggggctcagtcagttgagcatcccactttggctcaggtcatgatcttgcagttcgtgagttcgagtcccacatcgacctctgtgctgacagctcagagcctggagtctgcttcggattctgtgtctccctctctctctgcccctcccatgctcgtgctcatgctcatgctctgtctctcaataataaataagcattaaaaatgtttaaataaattatataacaaaagggtggctggctggctcagtaggtagggagtctgactctcgatcttggggttgtgagcctgagccccatattgggtgcagagattacattcagggcatctggatgggtcagtcagttaaacctccgacttcagctcaggtcatgatcttatggttgatgtgttcgagccctgcatcaggctctgtgctgacagctcaaagcctggaggctgcttcagattctgtgtccccctctctgtctgcctctcccctctcaaaaataaacattaaaaaaaaataaaatccttttctaCAATACAGCTCACCTCAGCCAAGAGAGACCCAATAATACCCAATCCCAAAACAACCCAGGGCTGGTTCCACCTCGCGGCACCTGCCCACTGTCCTACCTGGAGAGTATTGCTTTAATAAACTGCTTTGTGCTGGCTAAgaactatataataataataatattttctaattctcaGTTCACTGCTGGTGTAAACCAAGGCAAACCACCAAAGCAAACACCTGTATTTAACTGGCCACTCTCCTTAATTTATAGCCCATGTGAGAGAATAAGCCCCTCCACAAGGTTGTGGAGAGAGAAACGGATGCCAGACCTGCAGCGATGGCTCCTATCAGGGGCTGCATGGTGATAACGAAAGGGTAGTTCCAGGCTCCAATAATCAGCACGACTCCCAGGGGCTCCGGCTGAACGTAGACCTCATCCAGCATGGTGAGCAGGTTCTTCTTAGCTGGTTTGGCGGTGACCCATTCAGGAAGGTTCTCCAGCACGAGATCGAGTTCCCCCAGAATGGTAATGAGTTCCTGACTGTATGCATTGAGCTCACTCTGCAATGAGAGGATCACAGTTAATCCTGCACGAGGATGACACGCTCAGTCCCGAACACCAAGGGCTCAGCCAGATACACCTGCCGTGACGAACTCATCATCAGACAGGCTGGGGCGTTGTTCAGATTCCGTTCGCACCCTTCAGGGCCTCAAGGAGGATTTGCTAACTCCCTCACGAATATATTCAATCCCTCTAACTCCTTCTTCACTGATCCAAGCCTTTTAAAGTCAGGATTAAACACTGTCTCATTCAGGAACACCTCCCTGATCAGTATTATTAGCCTGCCTTGATTACATTTTATAAACCAATTATGCTTCTGATGTATATCTTAGTATTCCACCCGTATACACTGATATATAGCTACTCACACTGTATCCGTGTTTGTTTTGTCTACCGAATTTAAATCCCTCAAGGGCAAGGAACCTACTGTGTATTTCTTTAGTAACCCTACGTATACATGTCCACAACTACCTATCTGATGCTTACAGAAAGACCGATTCATCCTTTTTGAAATCTTAATTATGTCCCCTTGTTTATTTGAGAGCacagcctcctctctctgccaaaaGGACCAGAAAGGAGAGTTTATGTAGTTACTGTTGTAACTGCTGCTACTGATAGTGCGAACCCCTCAAAATCATCTTTGGGGGAAGTGAGAGAGACCCCCAGAGCCAGAGCATGGGCTGGTTGCCCCTATAAttagataaaatgtaaaaacaaaatgacaacaaTGTTAGAAAATATAGAGCGATATATCTGTGCCCTACATACTACCCCAAACCTTGCAACTCAAAGACTGGTTCCGGGTCTTCTTGTTGAAGATGGGGGAGCGGGATGCTGAGGCTCACCTCCTCCCACGGACACCCCCAGGCTGCACATGCAGACACATACAGCGACTCTCTGAGAATGACGCAAAGACCCACAGGGTCCGTCGTCCACAGCTAAAGTAAAAGACGTGACACGGAGAggaacaggagaggcagagacgtGGTCTAGTCGGAACTCACACCCTGACACAGGGCCCCACAAACAGCAAGGATATCACAGGTGTGGAGATCCTCCCCAAAGATGGAGGGCTTCAAGCCACACACACGTGTCATCGCCCTGGGGACCCGCACCTGCAAGCCGGGCCTCTGTAActctggctttgaaaatcagcGGCTTCActgggatggggatggggtgAGTTAGGAACTGCAGGGCCCTTCAACTACCTGCAGGCACTCACTCCCTCTGAGACCCAGCACCGAGGCAGCAGTCCGAAAAGCGCCTGGGCCATACATGAGGGAGATGTATGGACTAATCTCGGGGTGTGtatgctattaaaaatataaatcccaCAAaacccaggaattccacttctgggtatttagccaaagaaaatgaaaacgtgAATTCAGAAAGATCTGTGCGCCCCTGTGTTCACCGCATTAGTTACAACAGCCACACTATGAAAGTGACCTAAGTGTCTGATAGACAAATAGGTAAAGGAAATGTGGCACATACACATGCAAgtgcgcacgcacacgcacacacacacacacacacacacacacacacacacacgtttagaatggaatactacttgaccataaaaaaaaaaaaaaccatgaaatcttgccatctgtgacaatACGGATAGAGCTggagattatgctaagtgaaaaaagctatACTGTGCACTgtgttgtaaacctgaaactaatgtaatattgtataccaactctacttcaattaaaaaaataaaatttttaaaaagcatagctCCCAAACGGGCAACATGGTATCACCTGGGAGCCTGTTAGGctctcaggtgccccccaagatcAGCTGAACTGCAAggtgcattttaacaagatccccaggggGACTCCCCAACACCCCAGAGTTTGAGGAACACTGGCCTAACACAAAGGCAAGGAGGAAAATTGCAGTGCAACGAGACAACCAAAAAACCTCTGTCTAcgaaagaaatcataaaaagaccaaaaaaaaagactCGGAGAAAAACACACATGCAATGCATGAAGCTGACAAATTATGAAAATCCACACTATACAAAGGTTCGCACAAATAATCAAGGACCATAAATGCAACAGAGAAAcaggcaaaaatataaaaggcaatTCACAAAAGAGGAACAGAGGCCAGATGACTCGTGTCCTTATTTCTCTGTATCTGCAATTAACTCACAAGAAGCACTGAAGAAGCAAGATAAGAGAATTGGCAAAGTCCATGGAAATTTGCTTTATCACGATTGCTGGAGATTATACTCCCACAGTTCTTGCATAATCAAAACCAAATTaaacaaccaccaccaacaaaagcTCGGGCGGAATGCAGTTCCCCAGTGGGACGGCGGGAGGCGGCCGTCCAGGCTCCACCCGGGCGCGTACCTTGCACAGGTCAGCGGCGATGGCCCCTAGGATGTCCTTCTCGCGCTCTTGCACCATCCTGCGCAGGGCCTCCAGCTGCTGCAGCCGGAACCTCAGCGGGCGCGACCGTCCGGACGCGAAAGCTTCGCGAACCCGCTGGATCCTGCTCTCCATGGCCTTGTcctaaggagaaaggagagatcaGATCGGGCAGCGCTGCGGGGGCGTGGCAGGCCGGAGGGATGCCGCGGGCCGGCCGACGGGCGGGCGCcgtccccctccccgcccgcccgGCGACCCCCTGCGCCGATTCCAAGCCCTCCCTCGCTCACCCGCCGGCTGACNNNNNNNNNNNNNNNNNNNNNNNNNNNNNNNNNNNNNNNNNNNNNNNNNNNNNNNNNNNNNNNNNNNNNNNNNNNNNNNNNNNNNNNNNNNNNNNNNNNNGTCCTCCGCACCCACCGGGTCCCACTGCCCCAccgcggcggggcggggcggggcgggccctGATGCCGCGAGCCCATTGGCCGGTGCGCGCCACGTGACCTCGGCGGGCCGGACACCGCGCCCAGGATCCGTCCggggggtcgggggaggggcgCGGCATCGGGGATCTGAAGGCGGCGAGGTGGCTTCACTGCGGGGACGGAGAGTGCCCGGAAGTGGGCCGGGACGCGGAGGGCGAGCGG
The genomic region above belongs to Suricata suricatta isolate VVHF042 chromosome 17, meerkat_22Aug2017_6uvM2_HiC, whole genome shotgun sequence and contains:
- the ALDH3A2 gene encoding aldehyde dehydrogenase family 3 member A2 isoform X3 → MESRIQRVREAFASGRSRPLRFRLQQLEALRRMVQEREKDILGAIAADLCKSELNAYSQELITILGELDLVLENLPEWVTAKPAKKNLLTMLDEVYVQPEPLGVVLIIGAWNYPFVITMQPLIGAIAAGNAVIIKPSELCEKTAKVLAELLPQYLDQDLYVVINGGVQETTELLKQRFDHILYTGSTAVGKIIMEAAAKHLTPVTLELGGKSPCYVDRDCDLDVACRRIAWGKYMNCGQTCIAPDYVLCEPSLQNDIVQKIKETVKEFYGENIKESPDYERIINLRHFKRIQSLLEGQKIAFGGETDEATRYIAPTVLTDVDPQTKVMQEEIFGPILPIVPVRDADEAIKFINNREKPLAFYVFSRNDKLIRRMIDSTSSGGVTANDVIMHFTLSSLPFGGVGSSGMGAYHGKHSFDTFSHQRPCLLKSLKREGANKLRYPPNSQSKVNWAKFFILKRFNRGKLGLLFLAVLGVMVAVLLKAGYY
- the ALDH3A2 gene encoding aldehyde dehydrogenase family 3 member A2 isoform X1, with protein sequence MESRIQRVREAFASGRSRPLRFRLQQLEALRRMVQEREKDILGAIAADLCKSELNAYSQELITILGELDLVLENLPEWVTAKPAKKNLLTMLDEVYVQPEPLGVVLIIGAWNYPFVITMQPLIGAIAAGNAVIIKPSELCEKTAKVLAELLPQYLDQDLYVVINGGVQETTELLKQRFDHILYTGSTAVGKIIMEAAAKHLTPVTLELGGKSPCYVDRDCDLDVACRRIAWGKYMNCGQTCIAPDYVLCEPSLQNDIVQKIKETVKEFYGENIKESPDYERIINLRHFKRIQSLLEGQKIAFGGETDEATRYIAPTVLTDVDPQTKVMQEEIFGPILPIVPVRDADEAIKFINNREKPLAFYVFSRNDKLIRRMIDSTSSGGVTANDVIMHFTLSSLPFGGVGSSGMGAYHGKHSFDTFSHQRPCLLKSLKREGANKLRYPPNSQSKVNWAKFFILKRFNRGKLGLLFLAVLGVMVAVLLKKYQGALRRKALVIFLPVQTVSSIKQ
- the ALDH3A2 gene encoding aldehyde dehydrogenase family 3 member A2 isoform X2, whose product is MESRIQRVREAFASGRSRPLRFRLQQLEALRRMVQEREKDILGAIAADLCKSELNAYSQELITILGELDLVLENLPEWVTAKPAKKNLLTMLDEVYVQPEPLGVVLIIGAWNYPFVITMQPLIGAIAAGNAVIIKPSELCEKTAKVLAELLPQYLDQDLYVVINGGVQETTELLKQRFDHILYTGSTAVGKIIMEAAAKHLTPVTLELGGKSPCYVDRDCDLDVACRRIAWGKYMNCGQTCIAPDYVLCEPSLQNDIVQKIKETVKEFYGENIKESPDYERIINLRHFKRIQSLLEGQKIAFGGETDEATRYIAPTVLTDVDPQTKVMQEEIFGPILPIVPVRDADEAIKFINNREKPLAFYVFSRNDKLIRRMIDSTSSGGVTANDVIMHFTLSSLPFGGVGSSGMGAYHGKHSFDTFSHQRPCLLKSLKREGANKLRYPPNSQSKVNWAKFFILKRFNRGKLGLLFLAVLGVMVAVLLKDDSPQPDPHLLAGGWNL